A window of the Tunturibacter empetritectus genome harbors these coding sequences:
- a CDS encoding lmo0937 family membrane protein, whose translation MLWTITIILFILWIVGLVSSYTLGGWIHILLVLAIIVLIFNLLSGRRAL comes from the coding sequence ATGCTTTGGACAATCACAATTATTCTCTTCATCCTGTGGATTGTGGGACTTGTTAGCAGCTACACCCTCGGTGGATGGATTCATATCCTTCTGGTTCTGGCCATCATCGTGCTCATCTTCAACCTGCTGTCTGGCAGACGAGCCCTATAA
- a CDS encoding CsbD family protein, with translation MNTEKAAGKFDQVAGKIKQSVGEAVGNQKLANSGVADQVKGAAKETWGNAKDAAEVAKDDARARTDVKGEDYKAHAEDTAHNMREKIANTAQNVKDSVNEKLDNFKREHNS, from the coding sequence ATGAACACCGAAAAAGCAGCAGGTAAATTCGATCAGGTAGCCGGCAAGATCAAGCAGAGCGTAGGCGAAGCCGTCGGTAATCAAAAGCTAGCCAACTCGGGCGTAGCCGATCAAGTCAAGGGTGCCGCCAAGGAGACCTGGGGCAACGCTAAAGATGCCGCGGAGGTCGCAAAGGATGATGCCCGCGCTCGTACTGACGTCAAAGGCGAAGACTACAAAGCCCACGCAGAAGACACCGCTCACAACATGCGCGAGAAGATTGCAAACACTGCACAGAATGTTAAGGACAGCGTGAACGAGAAGCTGGATAACTTCAAACGAGAGCACAACAGCTAG
- a CDS encoding UbiA-like polyprenyltransferase has product MASLWKSTVVTLEMIKWEHSVFALPFALTGAVLAAGGWPTLRVLGWIIVCMVAARSAAMAFNRLADAQLDAANPRTAMRALPAGALSKGFVAGFVVVSIALFVVGAAMLNRLTLELAPVALAVVLAYSYMKRLTRWSHVVLGLALGIAPSAAWIAVRGSLDIRIVVLTAAVLLWVGGFDVLYACQDFEHDRKVGLNSVPQAFGITAAFWIARGMHLGMLLLLCWLIELFGLGRIAMLGVGLVAILLLYEHSIISPKDLRRMNAAFFTLNGVISVVFFGFVAADVLMHK; this is encoded by the coding sequence ATGGCATCGTTGTGGAAGAGTACGGTTGTAACGCTTGAGATGATCAAGTGGGAGCATTCGGTGTTCGCGCTCCCGTTTGCGTTGACAGGAGCGGTGCTGGCTGCGGGTGGTTGGCCGACGCTGCGAGTTCTGGGCTGGATTATTGTGTGCATGGTGGCTGCGCGGTCTGCGGCGATGGCGTTCAATCGACTGGCGGATGCGCAGTTGGATGCGGCGAACCCGCGCACCGCCATGAGGGCTTTGCCTGCCGGCGCGCTGAGCAAAGGGTTTGTTGCGGGATTTGTGGTGGTGTCGATCGCGCTGTTTGTGGTGGGTGCGGCGATGCTCAACCGGCTGACGCTGGAGCTTGCTCCTGTGGCGCTTGCTGTGGTGCTGGCCTACAGCTATATGAAGCGGCTGACGCGGTGGTCGCATGTTGTGTTGGGTCTGGCGTTGGGGATTGCGCCTTCGGCCGCGTGGATTGCGGTGCGGGGATCGCTGGATATCAGAATTGTTGTGCTGACGGCGGCGGTGCTGTTGTGGGTTGGCGGCTTCGATGTGCTGTATGCGTGTCAGGACTTTGAACACGACCGCAAGGTGGGACTGAACAGTGTGCCGCAGGCGTTCGGCATCACGGCGGCCTTCTGGATTGCGCGCGGGATGCATTTGGGGATGCTGCTGCTGCTGTGCTGGCTGATTGAGCTGTTTGGGTTGGGAAGGATTGCGATGTTGGGGGTTGGGCTGGTTGCGATCCTGCTGCTGTATGAGCACTCAATTATTTCGCCGAAGGATCTGCGACGCATGAATGCGGCTTTCTTTACGCTGAATGGGGTGATCTCGGTGGTGTTCTTTGGGTTTGTTGCCGCGGATGTGTTGATGCACAAATAA
- a CDS encoding BON domain-containing protein encodes MSRMKNFACAGVLVFAGLTMLDGASRGVAQSAQGNVGPGPNDARIQAEVTKALDNKRFKDVKSSVQDGVVKLTGTVELYSAKLDADDRAHHRQNVKGVENQIEVAGPDVDDMTLRNKLAEKLAYDRVGYGTTAFNAFTIGVEKGVVTLGGTAYGPTDKDSALSLAENYPGVKDVIDNVEVAPVSPMDDRIRLAEARSIYGFPQLNKYAIDPAKPIRIAVVNGNVTLSGVVDSQSDKDVANIRANGVPGVFKVVNNLEVVGGEAEKPAK; translated from the coding sequence ATGAGCAGGATGAAGAACTTTGCATGCGCCGGCGTGTTGGTTTTTGCCGGTCTGACGATGTTGGATGGGGCATCGAGGGGCGTGGCCCAAAGCGCGCAGGGCAATGTCGGGCCGGGGCCAAACGACGCGCGGATTCAGGCGGAGGTGACGAAGGCGCTGGATAACAAGCGATTCAAAGATGTGAAGAGCTCGGTGCAGGATGGCGTTGTGAAGCTGACGGGGACGGTGGAGCTTTACAGCGCGAAGCTCGACGCGGACGACCGTGCCCACCACCGGCAGAATGTGAAGGGGGTTGAGAATCAGATTGAGGTTGCGGGGCCTGATGTCGATGACATGACGCTGCGGAACAAGCTGGCGGAGAAGCTGGCGTATGACCGGGTTGGGTATGGAACGACGGCGTTCAATGCGTTTACGATCGGCGTCGAGAAGGGTGTGGTGACCCTGGGCGGGACCGCATATGGCCCCACGGATAAGGATTCGGCGTTGAGCCTGGCAGAGAACTATCCGGGGGTGAAAGACGTGATTGATAACGTGGAGGTGGCGCCGGTGTCGCCTATGGATGACAGGATTCGACTGGCAGAGGCGCGGTCGATCTATGGCTTTCCGCAGTTGAACAAATATGCGATTGATCCGGCAAAGCCGATTCGGATCGCGGTTGTGAATGGGAACGTGACTTTGTCGGGCGTGGTGGACAGTCAGTCGGACAAAGATGTGGCGAATATTCGTGCTAATGGTGTGCCGGGAGTGTTCAAAGTGGTGAATAACCTGGAGGTGGTTGGGGGTGAGGCGGAGAAACCGGCTAAATAA
- a CDS encoding translocation/assembly module TamB domain-containing protein, with the protein MSDLEKKLSEKKEKMEAKVAGEIAKVKRSLAKRMMIWIGWTVGALLVLVLVLFGVFAWYSKTNDFNRRVGKEVVKVLEDATGGRVELGKISFDLWHLAVEADGLVIHGLEGPGEAPYLAVDKVLLRVEIFDFFTHVSGTGISSHVRLNYLGVEHPQFHLIVDKDGKTNQPVPKHPSTSNKPVLDTVLDLKAQEVVVSDGVALLNDLAIPFHLVARDLDAKVHYIASTDRYGVTVDLKDLRTKMGKQVEAQSGLSLAVELGRDTIELQRLNFTTGKSSKLDATGSIKDFARPEWQATVKGTVEIKQVSVLADVDGLNAGTVDLDLNGHNCTTSPAVAQKHPPFWRRSHPAETTKPLRPLPPDPDCVAGYLLVGTAKIHKAAYRDQNVRLHDIDGGGTLHVTPTELLLTALTGYLPGGGSAAGELRIVNWLGEVPPQDIAVSSSSTKAAITTANTTAKTIGAKAPMSETAKVPPVQTAHAYLTAMVTKIPLRTIMDVTAPEDYGDLGFDTAVSGPVKVEWGGPAKNIADTVEVDGNLTFTSTGVKRRGALNDVPVTGQALAHYTGRNETVRIQRITLQMPQTNFEASGVLGVNEGDPLTDLRVDMTVRDLSEYNQLLTTLDLEGNGKKGTAAIPVVLHGAMQFNGTAKGKIADLDVKGHLQATNAEFALGTTDVLLDSLVTDAEYSPNTGVVVATSTIKRGTAVLNVEGKIAPRKVVSPRGAVSYLWDDGMALDAKVQLANAQVVDVLQIAGQQEKVSLTGTVAVDGHAAGTLRSLSGGGHVSLMNGVAYGEPYESAVADLTVQGKDLEASNVVLRVHGMQIAGNGGYDMGMEHLHGHVEGHDIQLSKFEMVKKAKNDVDGTVDLVADANGTMTQPGLKAKVTLNGMSYRGQTIGEAAVEAHSQGEVMYFTADSTLVGAKLNASGELRLTGDYQTQAKMTVAGLDIGKPLGMFGPGTMKAQSMINGTATVSGPLKTPKALRGEAEFNQVDVKLQGVELKAAEPLRVGLRDGVATLEQVHITGQDTDMRASGTGQLFGATDPKGGKLDVKATGSVSMTLLHTFDADVISTGKVEFTVGAGGYVMNPELTGRVQFEKVNVAIDGIPNGLSNMNGTLVFNGDRLQVENLAATTGGGTLKIGGAIRYKNGLYADLSATGDVVRVRLYGLSATANANLKLQGSPDSALLSGTILITRFGVGADVDFAAFGSAGGVSPPPDPNAPANKIRLDVHVTSAPQLDFQNSYAKLAGTVDLQIRGTAADPSLLGRIEINEGSATFAGTKYQLQRGEIYFTNPVRIDPIIDLDATAQVENYDITIGLHGTSTNLKPTYRSEPPLSESDVFQLLALGRTQEEAQLYQERQVQQGTDPTTSALLGGALNATVSNRVEKLFGVGSVKIDPAFVGTLGGSSARITVQQQLSRQITATFATNVNTSAQQLIQVQYDLNHDNSIVVSRDESGVFSVVYKLRKRYR; encoded by the coding sequence GTGAGCGACCTGGAGAAGAAACTCAGCGAGAAGAAAGAAAAGATGGAGGCGAAGGTTGCCGGCGAGATTGCGAAGGTGAAGCGATCGCTGGCGAAGCGGATGATGATCTGGATTGGCTGGACGGTGGGGGCATTGCTGGTTCTGGTGCTGGTGTTGTTCGGGGTGTTTGCGTGGTACTCGAAGACGAACGACTTCAACCGAAGAGTTGGCAAAGAAGTTGTTAAAGTCCTGGAGGATGCGACTGGCGGAAGAGTGGAGCTGGGGAAGATCAGCTTCGATCTGTGGCATCTTGCGGTGGAGGCCGATGGGCTGGTGATTCATGGACTCGAGGGGCCGGGGGAGGCTCCTTATCTTGCGGTGGATAAGGTGCTGCTGCGGGTGGAGATCTTCGACTTCTTCACGCATGTCAGCGGCACCGGCATCTCGTCGCATGTGCGGCTGAACTATCTCGGTGTGGAGCATCCTCAGTTTCACTTGATTGTGGATAAGGATGGAAAGACGAATCAGCCGGTGCCGAAGCATCCTAGTACAAGCAACAAGCCCGTTCTCGACACGGTACTGGACCTGAAGGCGCAGGAGGTTGTGGTGTCGGATGGAGTGGCGTTGCTGAATGATTTGGCGATTCCGTTCCATCTTGTTGCGCGAGATCTGGATGCGAAGGTGCATTACATTGCGTCGACGGATCGCTATGGTGTGACGGTTGACTTGAAGGATCTGCGGACGAAGATGGGCAAGCAGGTGGAGGCGCAGTCGGGGTTGAGTCTGGCGGTGGAGCTGGGACGAGACACGATTGAGCTGCAGCGATTGAACTTTACGACGGGCAAGAGCTCGAAGCTGGATGCGACCGGGAGCATCAAAGACTTTGCCAGGCCGGAGTGGCAGGCGACTGTGAAGGGGACGGTGGAGATCAAGCAGGTCTCCGTGCTTGCCGATGTGGACGGTTTGAATGCGGGCACGGTGGACCTGGATTTGAATGGGCATAATTGCACGACCTCACCTGCTGTGGCGCAGAAGCATCCGCCGTTCTGGCGGCGAAGCCATCCCGCGGAGACGACGAAGCCTCTGCGTCCGTTGCCGCCTGATCCGGATTGTGTGGCTGGATATCTTCTGGTGGGGACGGCGAAGATTCATAAGGCGGCTTATCGGGATCAGAATGTGCGACTGCATGATATCGATGGCGGTGGAACGTTGCATGTGACGCCCACGGAGTTGTTGCTTACCGCGTTGACGGGATATCTGCCTGGCGGAGGCAGCGCGGCGGGTGAGCTGCGAATTGTGAACTGGCTAGGAGAGGTACCGCCGCAGGATATTGCAGTGAGTTCGTCTTCGACCAAGGCTGCGATAACGACAGCCAATACCACAGCCAAGACGATTGGGGCGAAGGCTCCGATGAGCGAGACGGCGAAGGTGCCCCCGGTGCAAACGGCTCATGCTTATTTGACTGCAATGGTTACGAAGATTCCGCTGCGAACCATTATGGATGTGACGGCGCCGGAGGACTATGGCGATCTGGGATTTGATACCGCTGTGAGTGGGCCGGTGAAGGTGGAGTGGGGCGGTCCGGCGAAGAACATTGCGGATACGGTAGAGGTGGATGGGAATTTGACTTTTACGTCGACGGGGGTGAAACGGCGGGGCGCATTGAACGATGTTCCTGTGACGGGGCAGGCTCTGGCGCATTACACCGGCCGCAACGAGACGGTTCGGATTCAGCGGATTACGCTGCAGATGCCGCAGACAAACTTTGAGGCGTCAGGAGTTCTGGGTGTGAACGAGGGTGATCCACTAACTGACCTGCGGGTGGATATGACGGTGCGAGACCTGTCGGAGTACAACCAACTGCTGACGACGCTGGATCTGGAAGGAAATGGAAAGAAGGGTACCGCGGCGATTCCTGTGGTACTGCATGGCGCGATGCAGTTCAACGGAACGGCGAAGGGGAAGATTGCGGATCTTGATGTGAAGGGACATCTGCAGGCGACGAATGCGGAGTTTGCGCTGGGAACGACGGATGTGTTGCTGGATTCGCTGGTGACGGATGCGGAGTACTCGCCGAACACGGGTGTTGTCGTGGCGACTTCGACGATCAAGCGCGGGACTGCGGTACTGAATGTGGAGGGCAAGATTGCGCCGCGGAAGGTAGTGTCGCCTCGCGGTGCGGTGAGTTATCTGTGGGACGACGGGATGGCTCTGGATGCGAAGGTGCAGCTGGCCAATGCGCAGGTCGTCGATGTGTTGCAGATTGCGGGGCAGCAGGAGAAGGTTTCGCTAACAGGAACAGTGGCGGTGGACGGGCATGCGGCGGGAACGCTGAGGAGTTTGAGTGGGGGTGGCCATGTCTCGTTGATGAACGGGGTGGCCTATGGGGAACCGTATGAGTCTGCGGTGGCGGATTTGACGGTGCAGGGGAAGGATTTGGAGGCGAGCAATGTTGTGCTGCGCGTGCATGGGATGCAGATTGCAGGTAACGGCGGGTACGACATGGGAATGGAACACCTACATGGGCATGTCGAAGGGCATGATATTCAGCTGTCGAAGTTTGAGATGGTGAAGAAGGCGAAGAACGATGTGGATGGGACGGTGGACCTGGTCGCGGATGCGAATGGGACGATGACGCAGCCGGGGCTGAAGGCGAAGGTCACGTTGAATGGGATGTCTTATCGAGGGCAGACGATTGGCGAGGCGGCGGTGGAGGCGCATAGCCAGGGAGAGGTGATGTACTTTACTGCGGACTCGACGCTGGTGGGAGCGAAGCTGAATGCTTCGGGAGAGTTGCGGCTGACGGGGGATTATCAGACGCAGGCGAAGATGACGGTGGCGGGTCTAGATATCGGCAAGCCGCTCGGGATGTTTGGGCCGGGGACGATGAAGGCGCAGTCGATGATCAATGGGACTGCGACGGTGAGCGGTCCACTGAAGACACCGAAGGCGCTGCGTGGCGAAGCCGAGTTCAATCAGGTGGATGTGAAGTTGCAGGGAGTGGAGCTGAAGGCGGCGGAGCCTCTGCGGGTGGGACTGCGTGATGGTGTGGCTACGCTCGAGCAGGTTCATATCACCGGGCAGGATACGGACATGCGGGCGAGCGGGACGGGACAGCTGTTTGGAGCGACGGATCCAAAGGGAGGCAAGCTGGATGTGAAGGCGACCGGAAGCGTGAGCATGACGCTGCTGCATACCTTCGACGCGGATGTTATTTCGACCGGCAAGGTGGAGTTTACCGTGGGCGCTGGCGGGTATGTGATGAATCCGGAGCTGACGGGAAGGGTTCAGTTCGAGAAGGTGAATGTTGCGATCGATGGAATTCCGAATGGGTTGAGCAATATGAACGGTACGCTGGTGTTCAACGGCGATCGGCTGCAGGTGGAGAACCTGGCTGCGACGACTGGCGGAGGAACGCTGAAGATCGGCGGGGCTATTCGCTACAAGAATGGGTTGTATGCGGACCTGTCGGCGACCGGCGATGTGGTGAGGGTGCGGCTGTATGGGCTGAGCGCTACGGCGAATGCGAATCTGAAGCTGCAGGGAAGCCCGGACAGTGCGCTGTTGAGTGGAACGATCCTGATTACGCGATTTGGCGTAGGGGCTGATGTGGATTTTGCTGCGTTCGGATCTGCAGGGGGAGTGAGTCCGCCGCCCGATCCGAATGCTCCGGCGAACAAGATTCGTTTGGATGTGCACGTGACGAGTGCGCCGCAGCTTGATTTTCAGAACTCGTATGCGAAGCTGGCGGGGACGGTCGATCTGCAGATTCGCGGGACGGCTGCGGACCCTTCGTTGCTGGGACGGATCGAGATCAACGAGGGAAGCGCGACGTTTGCCGGGACGAAGTATCAACTGCAGCGCGGGGAGATTTACTTTACCAATCCGGTGCGTATTGACCCGATCATCGACCTGGATGCGACTGCGCAGGTGGAGAACTACGACATTACGATTGGGCTGCATGGGACATCGACGAACTTGAAACCGACCTATCGGTCGGAGCCGCCGCTGAGCGAGTCGGATGTGTTTCAGCTGCTGGCGCTGGGCCGGACGCAGGAGGAGGCACAGCTCTACCAGGAGCGACAGGTGCAGCAGGGCACCGATCCGACGACGAGCGCCTTGCTGGGTGGGGCGTTGAACGCTACGGTCAGCAACCGCGTGGAGAAGCTGTTTGGCGTGGGCAGCGTGAAGATCGATCCGGCGTTTGTGGGGACGCTGGGCGGGTCGTCGGCCAGGATTACCGTGCAGCAACAACTGTCGCGGCAGATTACGGCGACGTTTGCGACGAATGTGAATACTTCGGCGCAGCAGCTGATCCAGGTGCAGTATGACTTGAACCACGACAACTCGATTGTGGTGTCGCGTGACGAGTCGGGCGTATTCAGCGTTGTCTATAAGCTACGGAAAAGGTATCGTTAG
- a CDS encoding peptidylprolyl isomerase, with amino-acid sequence MRWMTHNSRLLLVAFALTPVWKSGQAWAFLQTAAGQTATPQAGATSTAPAATPGAAAQQGVVLDRVVAVVNGDVILESDVDEERRFEDIQPYRRTAGDRSRERTIERLIDRDLILQQAEQEPEDAITDQALDEQLTMLRKDIPDCKAYHCETEEGWKKYLSDHGFTVEEFRERWRLRMQLLKFIEVRFRNGIKISDAEIKEFYEKRMAPEYAKRDVTPPKMDTISKRIEEVLLQQQVGALLVDWLKSLRVQGSVKIMNPGEVAP; translated from the coding sequence ATGCGTTGGATGACGCACAATTCGAGGTTGCTGCTGGTCGCGTTTGCGCTGACGCCCGTGTGGAAGAGTGGGCAGGCCTGGGCGTTTTTGCAGACTGCTGCTGGGCAGACGGCGACACCTCAGGCGGGGGCTACGAGTACGGCACCTGCTGCTACGCCTGGTGCTGCGGCGCAACAGGGCGTCGTGCTGGATCGCGTGGTTGCTGTGGTGAATGGTGATGTGATTCTGGAGAGCGATGTCGATGAAGAGCGGCGGTTTGAGGATATTCAACCTTATCGAAGGACTGCAGGGGATCGCTCGAGGGAGAGAACGATTGAACGGTTGATCGATCGCGATCTGATCTTGCAGCAGGCGGAGCAGGAACCGGAAGATGCAATCACCGACCAGGCGCTGGATGAGCAGTTGACGATGCTGCGGAAGGATATTCCTGACTGCAAGGCGTATCACTGCGAGACCGAGGAGGGTTGGAAGAAGTATCTTAGCGACCACGGGTTTACGGTGGAGGAGTTCCGCGAGCGGTGGCGGCTGCGGATGCAGTTGCTGAAGTTTATTGAGGTACGGTTTCGGAATGGGATCAAGATTTCAGACGCAGAGATCAAGGAGTTTTACGAGAAGAGAATGGCACCGGAGTATGCGAAGCGAGATGTGACTCCACCCAAGATGGACACGATCTCAAAGAGGATTGAAGAGGTGCTGCTGCAGCAGCAGGTGGGAGCGCTGCTGGTGGACTGGTTGAAGTCGCTGCGGGTGCAGGGCAGCGTGAAGATTATGAATCCGGGCGAGGTGGCGCCGTGA
- a CDS encoding POTRA domain-containing protein, whose product MAFGLAGGAALGQEIPAASTPARTLNTVPSGATPAQGQQTKPVAEKPDSVDDKDVGLTTSLWQWKGLVVEKILFEGVKFDATDTLPKELPQKVGVPLDPQEVRASLRRLFASGRYRDISVRGIRKGDQVTLVFAGLARYYVGRVTIAGVKSERLTSLLEFATKLSPGTAFTEAQIPAGTAGIKEILQQQGYYEPTVAVKPETDEAGDQVNVTYTVAIGPQARVGEIKLVGDDTGLTPEEFRKKSKLKENSKVRRDTTSNALDRLRKLYQKKNRLEATVSLQKQTYDDARDKVDYEFHANQGPEVKVSVEGAKISTGRLHLLVPIFEEGTIDNDLLNEGVFNIRDYEQQQGYFDSKVDVRVVGNGTTAEQVVFTVDRGVKHKVVAVDLRGNKYFTDDLLRERMRVQKSNAYQRSGRYSPALVSGDVGAIQALYRANGFDQAKVTTDVKDVTTAKNGKKLKVGEIAVTFTIVEGPQQKFGKVDLTGVDAARVQSVRGLMNAQAGQPFSLVTLSGDRDTVLQYYLANGFDQVKVEIRQTKESADADKTDVSLNVTEGQQVFVNRVLLSGVEKTRPSVVASQILVHPGDPLDQTALLQTQRNLYNIALFNEVVAAVQNPAGDAPQKNVLLQLTEAKRWNVTYGFGFEAALGTPQTGTISEASCIQLGLTYPCNQLSPDGKPGVSPRVSLDVSRINLRGSEDSLTLHTTYGLLEQVATLTLQNPHLRGSKNFSAAIAGGYSNVQDITTFQASTLQGDFRITEKFRRRDTFIYDFLYRRVKVNPNSLQVSADLIPLLSQPVRVGGPSFTWFHDTRSPGPLDAVKGQYSTVQGFVASSKFGSQTDFWKLDGTNSTYYQFGKLKYVFARETRIGYERAQGANPNVGNTACAGVLLTTNPSCNSIPLPERLYAGGANSHRGFPINGAGPRDLQTGFPVGGSAAFVNSFELRLPAQTLPLVGNSVSFVIFHDMGNVFQNAKDMFPSFTRFNQPNKQTCANVSGIIGTCNFNYFSHAVGLGARYKTPVGPIRVDFSYNLNPPVYPIIYDFNNNPPHEGQASHFNFFFSIGESF is encoded by the coding sequence TTGGCATTTGGGCTTGCGGGCGGCGCGGCCCTGGGACAGGAGATTCCGGCAGCGTCAACGCCGGCGCGTACGCTGAACACGGTGCCGAGTGGAGCGACACCTGCGCAGGGGCAGCAGACAAAACCGGTTGCGGAGAAGCCGGATTCGGTTGACGACAAAGACGTGGGGCTGACGACTTCGCTGTGGCAGTGGAAGGGGCTCGTCGTCGAGAAGATCTTGTTTGAGGGCGTGAAGTTCGATGCGACGGATACGCTGCCGAAGGAGTTGCCGCAGAAGGTTGGGGTGCCGCTGGATCCGCAGGAGGTGCGGGCTAGCCTGCGGCGTTTGTTTGCTAGTGGCAGGTATCGGGATATTTCGGTTCGCGGGATTCGCAAAGGAGACCAGGTGACGCTGGTGTTTGCGGGACTGGCTCGGTACTACGTGGGACGGGTGACGATCGCGGGGGTGAAGAGCGAACGGCTGACGTCGCTGCTGGAGTTTGCGACGAAGCTTTCGCCGGGGACTGCGTTTACCGAGGCGCAGATACCTGCGGGGACTGCCGGGATCAAGGAGATTCTGCAGCAGCAGGGTTACTACGAGCCGACGGTGGCGGTGAAGCCGGAGACCGATGAAGCGGGCGATCAGGTGAATGTAACCTATACGGTTGCAATTGGACCGCAGGCGAGGGTGGGAGAGATAAAACTGGTGGGCGACGATACGGGGTTGACGCCGGAGGAGTTTCGGAAGAAGTCGAAGCTGAAGGAGAACAGCAAGGTGCGGCGGGATACGACGAGCAATGCGCTGGACCGGCTGCGGAAGCTGTATCAGAAGAAGAATCGGTTGGAGGCGACGGTTTCGCTGCAGAAGCAGACGTATGATGACGCGCGGGACAAGGTGGACTATGAGTTCCACGCGAACCAGGGGCCTGAGGTGAAGGTGTCGGTGGAGGGGGCGAAGATTTCGACGGGGCGGCTGCATCTGCTGGTTCCTATCTTCGAGGAGGGAACGATCGATAACGATCTGCTGAACGAGGGCGTGTTCAACATTCGCGACTACGAACAGCAGCAGGGATACTTCGACTCGAAGGTGGATGTGAGGGTGGTGGGGAACGGTACGACGGCGGAGCAGGTGGTTTTTACTGTGGATCGCGGGGTGAAGCACAAGGTAGTGGCCGTGGATTTGAGGGGCAACAAATACTTCACGGACGATCTGCTGCGGGAGCGGATGCGGGTGCAGAAGTCGAATGCGTATCAGCGGAGCGGGCGTTACAGTCCGGCGCTGGTGTCGGGAGATGTGGGTGCGATTCAGGCGCTGTATCGGGCGAATGGATTCGATCAGGCCAAGGTGACGACGGATGTGAAGGATGTTACGACCGCGAAGAACGGGAAAAAGCTGAAGGTGGGTGAGATTGCGGTGACGTTCACCATCGTTGAGGGGCCGCAGCAGAAGTTTGGCAAAGTTGATTTGACGGGAGTGGACGCGGCTAGAGTGCAGAGTGTGCGGGGCCTGATGAATGCACAGGCAGGCCAGCCGTTTTCGCTGGTGACGCTATCAGGCGATCGCGACACGGTGTTGCAGTATTACCTGGCGAATGGATTTGACCAGGTGAAGGTGGAGATAAGGCAGACGAAGGAGTCGGCGGATGCGGATAAGACGGATGTGTCGCTGAACGTGACGGAGGGGCAACAGGTCTTCGTGAATCGCGTGCTGCTTTCGGGGGTGGAGAAGACGAGGCCGAGTGTTGTGGCGTCGCAGATTCTGGTGCACCCGGGGGATCCGCTGGACCAGACGGCGCTGTTGCAGACACAGAGAAATCTTTACAACATTGCGCTGTTCAACGAGGTGGTGGCGGCGGTGCAGAATCCCGCGGGAGACGCTCCGCAGAAGAATGTGTTGCTGCAGTTGACGGAGGCGAAGCGGTGGAACGTGACGTATGGGTTCGGCTTCGAGGCGGCGCTGGGAACACCGCAGACAGGGACGATCTCGGAGGCGTCGTGCATCCAGCTTGGACTGACCTATCCCTGTAACCAACTGTCTCCGGATGGCAAGCCCGGCGTAAGCCCACGGGTTTCGCTGGATGTGTCGAGGATTAATCTGCGGGGGTCGGAGGATTCGCTGACGCTGCACACGACGTACGGTTTGCTGGAGCAGGTGGCGACGTTGACGTTGCAGAATCCGCATCTGCGGGGGAGCAAGAACTTCAGCGCGGCGATCGCAGGCGGCTACTCAAATGTGCAGGATATTACGACGTTTCAGGCGTCGACGCTGCAGGGGGACTTTCGCATTACCGAGAAGTTTCGGCGGCGGGACACATTTATCTATGACTTTCTCTATCGGCGGGTGAAGGTAAATCCGAACAGCCTGCAGGTCTCTGCGGATCTAATTCCATTGCTGTCGCAGCCTGTGCGTGTAGGAGGGCCGAGCTTTACCTGGTTTCATGACACGCGGTCACCGGGGCCGCTGGATGCGGTGAAGGGGCAGTACTCGACGGTGCAGGGCTTTGTGGCTTCGTCGAAGTTTGGATCGCAGACGGACTTCTGGAAGCTGGATGGAACGAACTCGACGTACTACCAGTTTGGCAAGCTGAAGTATGTATTTGCTCGGGAGACGAGGATTGGCTATGAGCGGGCGCAGGGCGCAAATCCGAATGTGGGAAACACTGCATGCGCGGGAGTTTTGCTGACGACGAATCCGAGCTGCAATTCGATACCGCTGCCGGAGCGGCTGTATGCGGGCGGTGCGAACTCGCATCGCGGATTTCCCATCAATGGTGCGGGGCCCAGAGACTTGCAGACCGGCTTTCCGGTGGGTGGGTCGGCGGCATTCGTGAATTCTTTTGAGCTGAGACTGCCGGCGCAGACTTTGCCTCTGGTGGGCAATAGCGTGAGCTTTGTGATCTTTCACGATATGGGCAATGTGTTTCAGAATGCGAAAGATATGTTTCCAAGCTTTACACGGTTCAATCAGCCGAACAAGCAGACGTGCGCGAATGTTTCAGGGATCATCGGGACCTGCAACTTCAACTATTTTTCGCATGCAGTGGGACTGGGTGCACGCTATAAGACACCGGTTGGGCCGATTCGCGTGGACTTTAGCTATAACCTTAATCCGCCGGTGTATCCGATTATTTACGACTTCAACAACAACCCTCCGCATGAGGGGCAGGCTTCGCACTTCAACTTTTTCTTCAGTATTGGAGAGAGCTTTTAG